The genomic DNA GAGCGTGGTGAAGGACGTGGGCCGCGTGAAGGGGCTCTCGCCAGGCGACGCCGCGCGCATCGCCGCGCTCATCCCGGACCCCATCGCGGGCAAGAGCACGCCCATCTACAAGGCGCTCGAAGAGGTGGAGGCGCTCAAGACGCTCTACGACACGGACCCCGCTGCGCGCGACGTGCTGGACATCGCCCAGGGGCTCGAGAACCTCACGCGCCACGCGGGCATGCACGCCGCGGGCGTGGTCATGTCCGAGGGGCCCATCTGGGACCACGTGCCCGTCTTCTGCCCCGACGAAGGCGTGTACGTCACGCAGTACCACAAGGACGACGTCGAGGCGGCGGGCCTGGTGAAGTTCGACTTCCTGGGGCTGCGCACGCTCACGGTGCTGGACAAAGCGGTTCGTTTGATCAACCGCCGCCCGGACCGGCAAGGCGAGTTCGATCTGAGCGCGCTGCCGCTCGACGACCGCGGCACGTATGCGCTGCTCTGCTCGGGAGAGACCACCAACGTCTTCCAGCTCGAGTCCACGGGCATGCAGGACCTGTTCAAGAAGCTGAAGCCGGACTGCTTCGAGGACATCGTGGCCGCCGTGGCGTTGTATCGCCCCGGTCCCATGGGCGCCGGCATGCACAACGACTTCGTCGAGCGCAAGCACGGCCGGCAGCGCGTGGAGTACCCGCATCCCAGCGTGGAGCCCATCCTGCGGGACACGCGCGGCGTCATCGTGTACCAGGAGCAGGTCATGCAGATCGCCCAGGTGATGGGCGGCTACTCGCTGGGCGGCGCCGACCTCTTGCGGCGCGCCATGGGCAAGAAAAAAGAGTCGGAGATGGCCAAGCACAAGGCCACCTTCGTGGACGGCGCCGACAAGAACGGCGTGGACAAGAAGACCGCCGAAGACATCTTCGATCTGATGGCGTTCTTCGCCGGCTATGGCTTCAACAAGTCGCACTCGGCGGCGTACGCGCTCATCACCTATCAAACGGCCTATCTCAAAGCGCACTTCCCCGTGGAGTTCACCTGCGCCACGCTCAGCGCCGACAAGGAGAAGAGCGACAAGGTGGTGCGCACCGTGGCCGAGGCCCGCAGCATGGGCATCACGGTGCTGCCGCCCGACGTGAACGAGTCGGAGATCGACTTCTCGGTGGTGTACTCGCCGGAGGAGGGCCGCGACATCCGCCGCCCCAAGGACAAGCCCGTGTGCCAGAAGGGCGTGGTGCAGGACCCGCAGGTGCCGCGCATTCGCTTCGGCCTCGGTGCCATCAAGGGCGTGGGCAGCGCCGCCCTCGACACGGTCTTCGAGTCGCGCCAGGACGACGCCCACAAGCAGGACCCGTTCATCGACCTGTTCGACTTCTGCGCCCGCGTGGACCTTCGCCGTGTGAACAAGGCCGTGGTGGAGGCGCTCATCCAGTGTGGCGCCTTCGACGGCGTGCACGCCCCGAAGGACGTGTCCCGGGCCCGTGCGTTCGCGGCCCTCGAGCAGGCCATCGAGCGGGGCAAGCGTCTCGCCGCCGAACAAGCCAGCGGGCAGACCAGCCTCTTCGGGCTGCTGGGCGAGTCGGACACGGCCAAGTCGTACTCACGCAGCGGTGGCACGTTCCCGCCCGCCGAGGACTGGGACTCGCGCGACCAGCTCCAGCGCGAGAAGGCCTCGCTCGGCTTCTACGTGAGCGGACACCCGCTCGACCGCTACGCCGCCGAGCTGCGGCGCTTCTGCAACGCCGACACCGAGACGCTGGCGTCCATCGACGTGAACACCACCATCGTGCTCGGCGGCTCGGTGGAGGCCTACCGCGAGCGGCGCACCAAGCGCGGTGACAGCATCGCCTTCTTCGAGCTGGAAGACGCCGTGGGCCGCGTGGAGGTCATCGTCCGGCCCAAGATCCTGGAGCAGGGCGACAACCGCGACCGGCTCAAGTCCGGCGAGCCCGTGCTGCTCACGGGGCGCGTGCAGTTCGAGCGCGACCGCATGGCCGACGACGATGCGCCGGAGCAACCAAAGCTGGTGCTCAACGACGTGCAGCTGCTGGCCAGCGCGCTCGCTCAGAAGACCACGTCGGTGGTGGTGCAGCTGTCGGTCGGCGAGGTGTCGCGGCAGAAGCTCCAGGCGCTGCGCACCACGCTCGAGGCGCACCCGGGGCCGTGTCCGGTGGCCCTCACGCTGTCCAACCCGCAGGTGTGGAGCGTGGACCTGCTCGAGACGGGGCTGCACGTGGAGCCCACGGACGGCCTGCTGGCGAGCCTCGAGCGGCTCTTCGGCAGAAAGGCGTGTGAGCTGCGTTGGGCGAACCCACCAGCGAAGCGGAACTGATCGCGCGGGCGAGCGCGATCGCGGGGCTGACCCTGGCCGAGCTCGCAGCACAGCTGGGCTGGCCTGCGTGGGACGACCTCGAGCTCGGTGGCACGCGCCGCAAGGGCCGCGTGGGGCAGCTGGTGGAGCAAGCGCTCGGTGCCGCGTCGGGCTCATCGCGCGGCCCCGACCTGCCCACGCTGGGCGTGGAGATCAAGACGCTGCCGCTCGGGCGCGACGGGGTGCCACGCGAGACCACCTTCGTGTGCACGGTGCCCCTCGGCGATCTGGAGCGCACGGACTTCGAGGACAGCGTGCTGGCGATGCGCCTGGCCCGGGTGCTCTTCGTGCCCATCGAGACCGAGCCCGGCGTCGCCTTCGGAGCGCGCCGCGTGGGCAGCGCCTTCTTGTGGTCGCCGTCCGCCGCCCAGCTGGCCCAGCTGCGCGCCGACTGGGAGGCCGTCGCACAGCTGGTCGCCGCGGGCGAGATCGACTCGCTCGACGCCCGCCTGGGCGAGGCCCTCCAGGTTCGCCCCAAGGCAGCCAACTCCACCGTCCGCCGAGTCCTCGCCAGCGAAGACGGCACCCTCTCCTGGGCATCCCCGCGGGGCTTCTACCTGCGCCGCACCTTCACCACCGCGATCGTCCGCGAAGCGTACGCGCCCCGCGTCTGAGCGGCGCCCGGGCGCCCCTCGTCAGGCGACGCGCGCGAGGGCGGTCTGAGCCGCCGGAACGATCTGGACGCCGGTGCCGCGGATCATGGAGGCGACCGTGGACGCCAGGCCCATCATGCTGATGCGGTCCTTCGTGCTGCTGGCCAGCACCACGTTGCCGTGGCCGGCGCGCACCATGGGGGCCACCACGGCGCGGATGGCGACAGAGCGGGCCGAGACGGCCTCTTGGTCCACGCGGCCCCCACTGACGACCACGGCCTGGGCCAGG from Sandaracinaceae bacterium includes the following:
- a CDS encoding DNA mismatch repair protein MutH, producing the protein MGEPTSEAELIARASAIAGLTLAELAAQLGWPAWDDLELGGTRRKGRVGQLVEQALGAASGSSRGPDLPTLGVEIKTLPLGRDGVPRETTFVCTVPLGDLERTDFEDSVLAMRLARVLFVPIETEPGVAFGARRVGSAFLWSPSAAQLAQLRADWEAVAQLVAAGEIDSLDARLGEALQVRPKAANSTVRRVLASEDGTLSWASPRGFYLRRTFTTAIVREAYAPRV